From a region of the Salmo trutta chromosome 10, fSalTru1.1, whole genome shotgun sequence genome:
- the zdhhc4 gene encoding palmitoyltransferase ZDHHC4, whose protein sequence is MDFLTLFAIYVVVVLTCIALVCKYSGQQQTPFGLLFDSVTKVIAPWTPLWLQSFTQRTLHMLFHQRNRMFIYLHILLEGAVYTEFTYEVFGYCRDMDTTLSSLSVPYVLLVVKSCFFYLCITREPGTVTKKRHSGQLQVYPYDKRMFQPGVCCPTCQLVKPARSKHCRVCNRCVQRFDHHCVWVNNCIGAQNTRYFLLYLLSVCAMAADMALLTVDMLLHAVVRSGILQARYIDDDGQQQQAGMLFVIQHLFLTFPRIVFMLGFLVFVFLLLAGYAMFHSYLALVNQTSNEWYKGRGNVCQHCHPSPDHLCGLPASDQSKRWFYSRGVLRNLGEIFFPLCPVQKKDN, encoded by the exons ATGGATTTCCTCACACTTTTTGCTATCTATGTGGTGGTTGTGCTGACCTGCATTGCCTTGGTTTGTAAATATTCTGGTCAGCAACAAACTCCTTTTGGTTTACTTTTCGACTCGGTGACAAAG GTAATTGCACCTTGGACACCACTATGGCTTCAAAGCTTTACACAGAGGACCTTGCACATGCTATTTCATCAACG GAACAGAATGTTTATCTATCTCCATATCTTACTGGAGGGGGCTGTGTACACAGAGTTCACCTATGAGGTGTTTGGATACTGCAGGGACATGGACACCACTCTCTCCAGCCTATCAGTCCCTTATGTTCTACTGGTGGTCAAATCCTGCTTCTTCTACCTCTGCATTACAAGGGAACCTG GTACAGTTACAAAGAAGCGACATTCTGGTCAGCTCCAGGTATACCCATATGACAAGAGGATGTTCCAGCCAGGAGTCTGCTGTCCAACCTGTCAGCTGGTCAAACCTGCTCGTTCAAAACACTGTA GAGTCTGCAATAGGTGTGTGCAGCGCTTCGACCACCACTGTGTCTGGGTCAACAACTGCATCGGCGCTCAGAACACCCGGTACTTCCTTCTCTACCTGCTGAGTGTGTGTGCCATGGCAGCAGACATGGCACTACTGACGGTGGACATGTTACTGCACGCTGTGGTGAGGTCAGGCATCCTACAAGCCCGTTACATAGATGATGAtgggcagcagcagcaggcaggGATGCTCTTTGTCATACAG cACCTGTTCCTGACCTTCCCCAGGATCGTGTTTATGCTGGGCTTCCTGGTCTTCGTCTTCCTGCTCCTGGCGGGCTACGCCATGTTCCACTCCTACCTAGCTCTGGTCAACCAGACCTCCAACGAGTGGTACAAGGGACGAGGGAATGTCTGCCAGCACTGCCACCCCTCACCTGACCACCTCTGTGGTCTGCCAGCCTCTGACCAGTCCAAAAGGTGGTTCTATAGTAGAGGGGTGCTTAGAAACCTGGGGGAGATATTTTTCCCCCTCTGTCCCGTGCAGAAAAAAGATAATTGA
- the pgp gene encoding glycerol-3-phosphate phosphatase, which yields MAVSKCTRLNGPLIKQMLDSVDSVLFDCDGVIWRGDQAIPGAPDVINLLKKNGKKVFFVTNNSTKTRKMYADKLALMGFNAAEDEVFGTAYCSAMYLKHVSRLQGKVYLIGSNAMRQELEKVGIQQTGVGPDPISGVQIDWANVPLDPEVKAVVVGFDEHFSYMKLNRALQYLNNPDCLLVGTNTDTRLPLEGGKAVPGTGCILKAVETAAQRQAQTVGKPNHFMYDCVASQFGLDRTRCLMVGDRLDTDILLGSNCGLKTLLTLTGVSTVADAEAHQESGCPKRLGMVPDYYVESIAELLPALQG from the exons ATGGCTGTGTCAAAATGCACCCGGCTGAACGGTCCCTTAATAAAGCAAATGTTAGATTCTGTGGACAGTGTCCTCTTCGACTGTGATGGTGTCATCTGGCGAGGGGATCAGGCAATCCCTGGCGCCCCTGACGTTATCAACCTGCTCAAGAAGAATGGAAAGAAAGTGTTTTTCGTCACCAACAACAGCACTAAAACTAGAAAGATGTATGCAGACAAACTGGCATTGATGGGATTCAACGCAGCTGAGGATGAGGTGTTTGGGACCGCGTACTGCTCTGCAATGTACCTAAAACATGTCTCCAGACTACAGGGCAAAGTGTATCTCATAGGAAGCAATGCAATGAGGCAGGAACTAGAAAAGGTTGGGATCCAGCAGACGGGTGTGGGGCCTGATCCGATATCAGGTGTCCAGATCGATTGGGCCAACGTGCCCCTGGACCCTGAGGTGAAGGCTGTGGTTGTTGGGTTTGATGAGCACTTCAGTTACATGAAACTGAACAGAGCCCTGCAGTACCTCAACAACCCTGACTGTCTACTGGTGGGAACCAACACTGACACCAGACTGCCCCTGGAAGGAGGCAAAGCTGTCCCAG GGACGGGCTGTATCCTGAAGGCTGTGGAGACCGCAGCCCAGCGCCAGGCCCAGACGGTGGGAAAGCCCAACCACTTCATGTACGACTGTGTGGCCAGCCAGTTCGGCCTGGACCGCACCCGCTGCCTCATGGTGGGGGACCGGTTGGACACGGACATCCTGCTGGGGTCCAACTGTGGCCTGAAGACTCTGCTGACCCTGACCGGGGTGTCCACTGTGGCTGACGCTGAGGCCCATCAGGAGAGTGGCTGTCCAAAACGCCTTGGGATGGTGCCTGACTACTACGTAGAGAGTATTGCAGAACTCCTGCCTGCTCTACAAGGATAA
- the LOC115201361 gene encoding BRICHOS domain-containing protein 5, producing the protein MVRCWKRSETTGLEDSQRMDEGPTVSCQFPHKAFWVTLSATLLLVITALGVRGHLWVRQPDAQVVRITVPDLTGTLINQSALVDKHNDLVTYSVTSPANHTTTVLFDIKHGLICYKPMNQETCYLSKMERSDYENMQSLLQQSMQKEVLLGNETQRQTEFLGVMGGSQVDVSTLEEPLQALCRHSSIHWTRRQDGPGKQRLVYFCIDICFPSNICVSVCFYYLPE; encoded by the exons ATGGTGAGGTGTTGGAAACGTTCAGAAACCACCGGGTTGGAGGATTCACAACGCATG GACGAGGGTCCAACAGTGTCCTGCCAGTTCCCACACAAGGCATTCTGGGTGACCCTCAGTGCCACTCTCCTCCTGGTCATCACCGCCCTTGGCGTCAGGGGGCATCTATGGGTCAGACAGCCCGACGCACAG GTTGTCAGAATCACAGTTCCGGATCTGACTGGAACCCtgatcaaccaatcagcattggTTGACAAGCACAACGACCTGGTGACCTATTCTGTGACCTCACCGGCCAACCACACAACCACCGTGCTCTTTGACATCAAACAT GGTTTGATATGTTACAAACCTATGAACCAGGAGACTTGTTACCTGAGTAAGATGGAGAGATCTGACTATGAAAACATGCAGTCCCTTCTCCAGCAGTCAATGCAAAAG GAGGTGTTGTTGGGGAatgagacccagagacagacagagttccTGGGGGTGATGGGGGGCAGTCAGGTTGATGTGTCCACCCTGGAGGAGCCTTTACAGGCCCTGTGTCGACACAGCTCCATCCACTGGACCAGGAGACAAGACG GTCCAGGTAAACAGCGTCTGGTCTACTTCTGCATTGACATCTGCTTCCCTAGTaacatctgtgtgtctgtctgcttctACTACCTGCCGGAGTGA
- the mlst8 gene encoding target of rapamycin complex subunit lst8 isoform X2, whose product MNVNQGQGTVGSDPVILATAGYDHTVRFWQAHSGICTRTVQHQDSQVNSLEVTPDRSMIAAAGYQHIRMYDLNSNNPNPVINYDGVSKNITSVGFHEDGRWMYTGGEDCMARIWDLRSRNLQCQRIFQVNAPINCVCLHPNQAELIVGDQSGVIHIWDLKTDHNEQLIPEPEVSINSVHIDPDASYMAAVNSSGNCYVWNLAGGMGDEVTQLIPKTKIPAHKRYSLRCKFSPDSTLLATCSADQTCKIWRTSNFSLMTELSIKSNNPGETSRGWMWDCAFSGDSQYIVTASSDNLARLWCVETGEIKREYSGHQKAVVCLAFNDSVLG is encoded by the exons ATGAACGTGAACCAGGGCCAGGGGACAGTGGGGAGTGACCCGGTGATTCTGGCCACCGCAGGATATGACCACACAGTGCGGTTCTGGCAGGCCCACAGCGGCATCTGCACCAGGACAGTCCAGCACCAGGACTCC CAAGTGAACTCCCTTGAAGTTACTCCTGACAGAAGTATGATTGCTGCTGCAG GTTATCAACACATCCGTATGTATGATCTAAACTCCAACAACCCAAACCCGGTCATAAACTATGATGGCGTCAGTAAGAACATTACGTCAGTGGGCTTCCATGAGGACGGCCGCTGGATGTACACAGGAGGAGAGGACTGCATGGCTCGCATCTGGGACCTGAG GTCAAGGAACCTGCAATGCCAGAGGATCTTTCAGGTCAATGCTCCCATCAACTGTGTATGTCTTCATCCCAACCAG GCTGAATTGATCGTGGGGGACCAGAGCGGTGTGATCCATATCTGGGATCTGAAGACCGATCACAACGAGCAGCTTATTCCTGAACCAGAAGTGTCCATCAACTCAGTCCACATCGACCCAGACGCCAGCTACATGGCAGCAGTCAATAGCTCG GGAAACTGTTACGTGTGGAACCTGGCAGGAGGGATGGGTGACGAGGTGACGCAGCTCATCCCCAAAACCAAGATCCCCGCTCACAAGCGCTACTCCCTCCGCTGTAAATTTAGTCCTGATTCCAC TCTGCTGGCGACCTGCTCGGCGGACCAGACGTGTAAGATCTGGAGAACGTCTAACTTCTCTCTGATGACGGAGCTGAGCATCAAGAGTAACAACCCTGGAGAGACGTCCCGAGGCTGGATGTGGGACTGTGCCTTCTCTGGAGACTCACAGTACATTGTAACAG CCTCCTCTGACAACCTGGCACGGCTGTGGTGTGTAGAGACTGGTGAGATCAAGAGGGAGTACAGCGGCCATCAGAAAGCTGTGGTGTGTCTGGCCTTTAACGACAGCGTGCTGGGCTGA
- the mlst8 gene encoding target of rapamycin complex subunit lst8 isoform X1, with translation MMRWSRTKRTKTHNDNIQHSSMNVNQGQGTVGSDPVILATAGYDHTVRFWQAHSGICTRTVQHQDSQVNSLEVTPDRSMIAAAGYQHIRMYDLNSNNPNPVINYDGVSKNITSVGFHEDGRWMYTGGEDCMARIWDLRSRNLQCQRIFQVNAPINCVCLHPNQAELIVGDQSGVIHIWDLKTDHNEQLIPEPEVSINSVHIDPDASYMAAVNSSGNCYVWNLAGGMGDEVTQLIPKTKIPAHKRYSLRCKFSPDSTLLATCSADQTCKIWRTSNFSLMTELSIKSNNPGETSRGWMWDCAFSGDSQYIVTASSDNLARLWCVETGEIKREYSGHQKAVVCLAFNDSVLG, from the exons ATGATGAGGTGGTCAAGGACAAAAAGGACTAAAACTCACAA TGACAACATACAGCACTCGAGCATGAACGTGAACCAGGGCCAGGGGACAGTGGGGAGTGACCCGGTGATTCTGGCCACCGCAGGATATGACCACACAGTGCGGTTCTGGCAGGCCCACAGCGGCATCTGCACCAGGACAGTCCAGCACCAGGACTCC CAAGTGAACTCCCTTGAAGTTACTCCTGACAGAAGTATGATTGCTGCTGCAG GTTATCAACACATCCGTATGTATGATCTAAACTCCAACAACCCAAACCCGGTCATAAACTATGATGGCGTCAGTAAGAACATTACGTCAGTGGGCTTCCATGAGGACGGCCGCTGGATGTACACAGGAGGAGAGGACTGCATGGCTCGCATCTGGGACCTGAG GTCAAGGAACCTGCAATGCCAGAGGATCTTTCAGGTCAATGCTCCCATCAACTGTGTATGTCTTCATCCCAACCAG GCTGAATTGATCGTGGGGGACCAGAGCGGTGTGATCCATATCTGGGATCTGAAGACCGATCACAACGAGCAGCTTATTCCTGAACCAGAAGTGTCCATCAACTCAGTCCACATCGACCCAGACGCCAGCTACATGGCAGCAGTCAATAGCTCG GGAAACTGTTACGTGTGGAACCTGGCAGGAGGGATGGGTGACGAGGTGACGCAGCTCATCCCCAAAACCAAGATCCCCGCTCACAAGCGCTACTCCCTCCGCTGTAAATTTAGTCCTGATTCCAC TCTGCTGGCGACCTGCTCGGCGGACCAGACGTGTAAGATCTGGAGAACGTCTAACTTCTCTCTGATGACGGAGCTGAGCATCAAGAGTAACAACCCTGGAGAGACGTCCCGAGGCTGGATGTGGGACTGTGCCTTCTCTGGAGACTCACAGTACATTGTAACAG CCTCCTCTGACAACCTGGCACGGCTGTGGTGTGTAGAGACTGGTGAGATCAAGAGGGAGTACAGCGGCCATCAGAAAGCTGTGGTGTGTCTGGCCTTTAACGACAGCGTGCTGGGCTGA